From Brachionichthys hirsutus isolate HB-005 chromosome 16, CSIRO-AGI_Bhir_v1, whole genome shotgun sequence, a single genomic window includes:
- the LOC137905710 gene encoding prostaglandin E2 receptor EP1 subtype-like, giving the protein MLAMQHNISAGIAPSPDSNRTTVAQEPEVEAVVCNGTISSNSPIAAGLTMTLGILFNVVALIILVKAYNRFRRRSKATFLLFASSLVATDLVGHVIAGALVLRRYSGATASTSDSVSSLQAYPDTPCQFLGGCMVFFGLCPLFLGCAMAAERCLGVTKPLLHSQLVTTTRTKMALTLVWLLALCVALLPFFSLGAYSCQYPGTWCFIRVMEGTKGTDLVFVTLFSGLAFGSLALAFVCNTISGVTLVKARLRKKSSSQRRSARSHDTEMVAQLVGIMVTSCICWSPLLVFGLMSATRSYNGSLSNDRDTYKNLMVTGVRMATCNQILDPWVYILLRRAILRKIYRITKRRASLKGSLFRSVRWDVSSFQSSEKSVSTL; this is encoded by the exons ATGCTGGCCATGCAGCACAACATCTCCGCGGGCATTGCCCCCTCTCCAGACTCTAACCGCACCACCGTGGCGCAGGAGCCCGAGGTGGAGGCCGTTGTCTGTAATGGAACAATTTCCTCAAACAGTCCCATAGCGGCTGGCCTCACCATGACCCTTGGCATCCTGTTCAACGTGGTGGCCCTCATTATACTAGTCAAGGCTTACAACCGCTTCCGTCGGCGGTCAAAGGCAACTTTCCTGCTCTTTGCCAGCTCTCTGGTGGCAACAGATCTGGTGGGACACGTCATCGCCGGAGCCCTCGTACTCAGGAGGTACTCGGGAGCCACTGCGTCCACATCTGATTCTGTCTCCAGTCTTCAAGCTTACCCAGATACCCCCTGCCAGTTCCTGGGAGGTTGCATGGTGTTTTTTGGCCTGTGCCCGCTCTTTTTGGGATGCGCCATGGCGGCTGAGCGCTGTCTGGGCGTGACCAAGCCTCTGCTGCATTCCCAGCTGGTGACCACGACACGGACAAAGATGGCCCTGACGTTGGTCTGGCTTCTGGCTTTATGCGTGGCCCTTCTGCCCTTCTTCAGCCTGGGAGCCTACAGCTGCCAGTATCCCGGGACGTGGTGCTTCATCAGGGTGATGGAGGGCACTAAGGGGACGGATCTGGTCTTCGTGACGCTGTTCTCTGGACTGGCGTTCGGTTCTTTGGCGCTGGCCTTTGTGTGCAACACCATCAGTGGGGTCACACTAGTGAAAGCGCGGCTGAGGAAGAAATCCTCCTCCCAACGCCGCTCTGCCAGGTCTCACGACACTGAGATGGTGGCGCAGCTGGTCGGCATCATGGTCACCTCCTGCATCTGCTGGAGCCCTCTGCTG gtTTTTGGGCTCATGTCAGCCACACGGTCCTACAATGGCTCCCTGAGCAATGACAGAGACACTTACAAGAATCTGATGGTGACAGGTGTCAGGATGGCGACCTGTAACCAGATCCTTGACCCGTGGGTCTACATCCTGCTGCGGCGCGCCATCCTCAGGAAGATCTACCGCATCACTAAGCGTCGGGCCAGTTTGAAGGGAAGCTTGTTTCGCTCAGTGCGCTGGGATGTCAGCTCCTTTCAGAGCTCAGAGAAAAGTGTTAGTACATTGTAA